Part of the Anguilla rostrata isolate EN2019 chromosome 10, ASM1855537v3, whole genome shotgun sequence genome, CACGACCCCCACTGTCCTGTGCTCTCAAACAAACTCACTTTTTTAACTCACATTGCCACAGCTTATCGGCTACATTTCCCAGACTTGTTCCTGACCCTGGCCCTgttcccgcccccaccccgccccccagatccactcccacccCGTACCCAACGCCACTCCCGCCTCGCCCCCagcccacacaccccccaaccaccacccccaaaGCCACTCCCACCCCACCTTCAGCAGGATGGAGGAAGGCAGGTGGTTGATGCTGGAGTTGTCGGCGGAATTCTCCCCAGGTTGGGCGTCGCCGTGGGCGTGGTCCTGATggcaggaaggggaggagctcCGGGGCGTGGCCGCCGTGGTGCTGCCCGTGCTCCCGGGGCTCTCCCCCGAATCTGTGAGGGGCCCCGTCCCGCACACGCCCTCCGAGGACGACGATGACGAGGACGAcgaggaggatgaggacgagGATGAAggcagggggcagagggggagcTGTCGGTGGGCGGCGGCCGTGGCAGTGTCCCTGGCCCCACCCGCTCCGGCCCCGCCTCCGTTCTCCATCACTTCCTGCAGGGCGCAGCAGCGCGGCTGCTTGCAGGGCGCGCAGCGGCGCACGTCGGCGCACTTCCTCTTGCACACCATCTCCGCGTACTCGCAGGCGGGCGTGGCCCGGAACAGGGCGCGGGGCACCACCAGGCGGGCGGGCACGGCCGACAGCCCCTCCCAGATGGCGAGCTCCCGCGGCGACAGCAGGAACTTGGCGCAGTCGTCCGGCGAGCTCAGCGCCGCCAGCCGCTCGGAACCCGACCCGGACCCGCTCACGACCTCCGACCTCTGCGCGTCGTCGTCCTCaccgacgccgccgccgccgttgcCGTTGCCCAGGCTCCCGCTGTTGCCGTGGACGATGAAGCAGAGCATGCACGGCCCCTGCAGGAAGCagttcctcttcttcctcttcagcagcttcctcttcctcttct contains:
- the fbxl17 gene encoding F-box/LRR-repeat protein 17 isoform X2, encoding MRFIYIANYKFPRVFYMGHLLSKNGNRGNRLKKRKRKLLKRKKRNCFLQGPCMLCFIVHGNSGSLGNGNGGGGVGEDDDAQRSEVVSGSGSGSERLAALSSPDDCAKFLLSPRELAIWEGLSAVPARLVVPRALFRATPACEYAEMVCKRKCADVRRCAPCKQPRCCALQEVMENGGGAGAGGARDTATAAAHRQLPLCPLPSSSSSSSSSSSSSSSSEGVCGTGPLTDSGESPGSTGSTTAATPRSSSPSCHQDHAHGDAQPGENSADNSSINHLPSSILLKVFSHLSVKERCLSVSLVCKYWRDLCLDFQFWKQIDLSGLQQVTDELLVKIASWKLNVTEINLSDCRNVQDHGVCVLASHCPGLLKYTAYRCKQLSDLSLATAAAHCPLLQKAHVGNQDKLTDDALKKVCPCPGLSSNHPRLFLKTPDLSVSSGGGHNAMLVNRHSKTVAVVALVHRILRLWNAGHFEICALNSPVF
- the fbxl17 gene encoding F-box/LRR-repeat protein 17 isoform X3 translates to MGHLLSKNGNRGNRLKKRKRKLLKRKKRNCFLQGPCMLCFIVHGNSGSLGNGNGGGGVGEDDDAQRSEVVSGSGSGSERLAALSSPDDCAKFLLSPRELAIWEGLSAVPARLVVPRALFRATPACEYAEMVCKRKCADVRRCAPCKQPRCCALQEVMENGGGAGAGGARDTATAAAHRQLPLCPLPSSSSSSSSSSSSSSSSEGVCGTGPLTDSGESPGSTGSTTAATPRSSSPSCHQDHAHGDAQPGENSADNSSINHLPSSILLKVFSHLSVKERCLSVSLVCKYWRDLCLDFQFWKQIDLSGLQQVTDELLVKIASWKLNVTEINLSDCRNVQDHGVCVLASHCPGLLKYTAYRCKQLSDLSLATAAAHCPLLQKAHVGNQDKLTDDALKKVCPCPGLSSNHPRLFLKTPDLSVSSGGGHNAMLVNRHSKTVAVVALVHRILRLWNAGHFEICALNSPVF